The Dioscorea cayenensis subsp. rotundata cultivar TDr96_F1 chromosome 19, TDr96_F1_v2_PseudoChromosome.rev07_lg8_w22 25.fasta, whole genome shotgun sequence genome includes a window with the following:
- the LOC120250118 gene encoding rho GTPase-activating protein gacE-like, translating to MESMDNEHHSTIHSRLDRLDIMMGYLEEIKTSKAMGNSFASTTTSSATGTTTTTTTTTTSEGALGNSSVNSSPKSITDVVTETQKKGSLLDRVNHLENRVMKLSLQVEKENQEDKSLKSNKENKKHKKGLKHLVKSCVNGGDVMTKD from the exons ATGGAATCAATGGATAATGAACACCACTCCACCATCCATTCTCGCCTGGATCGTCTTGACATCATG ATGGGCTATTTGGAGGAGATAAAGACAAGCAAAGCCATGGGAAACTCCTTTGCTTCAACAACAACATCCAGTGCAACtggcacaacaacaacaacaacaacaacaaccacaagTGAAGGAGCACTTGGGAATTCATCAGTGAACTCTTCCCCCAAAAGCATAACTGATGTTGTCACTGAAACTCAGAAGAAGGGTAGCCTCTTAGACCGTGTCAACCATCTTGAAAACAGAGTCATGAAG TTAAGCTTGCAAGTGGAGAAGGAGAACCAAGAAGATAAGAGCTTGAAAagcaataaagaaaacaagaaacacaAGAAGGGACTGAAACATCTAGTGAAGTCTTGCGTCAACGGTGGAGATGTTATGACTAAGGACTGA
- the LOC120250116 gene encoding calcium-dependent protein kinase 20-like → MGNCCASPVDPSEKKPKKGKKPNPFSLDYNKGQSGGGSKLTVLKDPTGRDIEARYELGQELGRGEFGVTYLCTDRSTGESLACKSISKKKLRTAVDIEDVRREVEIMRHMPTHPNIVRLKDTYEDDSAVHLVMELCEGGELFDRIVARGHYTERAAAVVTKTIVEVVQMCHKHGVMHRDLKPENFLFANKKETAALKAIDFGLSVFFKPGERFTEIVGSPYYMAPEVLKRNYGPEVDVWSAGVILYILLCGVPPFWAETEQGVAQAIIRSVIDFKRDPWPRVSDNAKDLVKRMLDPDPRRRLTAQEVLDHPWLQNAKKAPNVSLGETVKARLQQFSVMNKFKKRALRVVAEHLSVEEAADIREMFRAMDINNSGKLTLEELKLGLHKLGHQIADADVKILMDAADVDGNGTLDYGEFVAVSIHLKKIGNDEHLHRAFAYFDQNKSGYIEIEELRDCLADDLGPNHEEVINAIIHDVDTDKDGRISYDEFAAMMKAGTDWRKASRQYSRERFNSLSLKLMKDGSLHLNNEGR, encoded by the exons ATGGGGAATTGCTGCGCGTCTCCGGTGGATCCATCGGAGAAGAAGCCGAAGAAGGGGAAGAAGCCGAACCCTTTCTCTTTGGACTATAACAAGGGCCAGTCAGGCGGTGGTAGCAAGCTCACGGTGCTCAAAGACCCCACCGGCCGCGACATTGAGGCCCGCTACGAGCTCGGGCAGGAACTTGGCCGTGGAGAGTTCGGTGTGACATATCTCTGTACTGATAGGTCCACCGGCGAGTCGCTGGCCTGCAAGTCTATATCGAAGAAGAAGCTGAGGACGGCGGTGGACATTGAGGACGTGCGCCGAGAGGTCGAGATCATGCGCCACATGCCGACGCACCCTAACATTGTTAGATTGAAGGATACGTATGAGGATGACAGCGCGGTGCATCTCGTCATGGAGCTTTGCGAGGGCGGGGAGCTCTTCGATCGAATCGTTGCCCGCGGCCATTATACGGAACGCGCTGCCGCCGTCGTCACGAAAACCATTGTTGAAGTTGTGCAG ATGTGCCACAAGCATGGAGTGATGCATAGAGACCTCAAACCTGAAAACTTCTTGTTTGCAAATAAAAAGGAAACTGCTGCACTCAAGGCAATTGATTTTGGGTTATCTGTATTTTTCAAACCTG GTGAACGCTTTACTGAGATTGTTGGTAGTCCTTATTACATGGCACCAGAGGTTCTTAAAAGAAATTATGGTCCTGAAGTTGATGTCTGGAGTGCTGGAGTTATTTTATACATCCTTCTTTGTGGTGTACCACCATTTTGGGCAG AGACTGAACAGGGAGTGGCACAGGCAATTATTCGATCTGTAATAGATTTCAAAAGAGATCCATGGCCTAGAGTATCTGATAATGCCAAAGACCTTGTCAAAAGGATGCTTGATCCAGATCCTAGGCGAAGGTTAACTGCTCAGGAAGTACTTG ATCATCCTTGGTTGCAGAATGCCAAAAAGGCACCGAATGTCTCTCTTGGTGAAACTGTTAAGGCAAGGCTCCAGCAGTTCTCTGTTATGAACAAGTTCAAGAAGAGAGCACTCAGG GTGGTTGCTGAACATTTGTCGGTGGAAGAAGCTGCAGACATCAGGGAAATGTTCCGGGCTATGGACATAAACAACTCTGGGAAATTAACTCTTGAGGAGCTGAAACTTGGTCTGCATAAGCTAGGCCATCAAATTGCAGATGCTGATGTTAAGATTCTAATGGATGCT GCTGATGTTGATGGCAATGGGACACTGGATTATGGAGAATTTGTTGCTGTGTCAATTCATCTGAAAAAGATAGGGAATGACGAACACTTGCACCGTGCCTTTGCCTATTTTGATCAGAACAAGAGTGGTTATATCGAAATCGAAGAACTCAGAGACTGTTTAGCAGATGATTTGGGCCCAAATCATGAGGAAGTCATTAATGCCATTATTCACGACGTTGACACAGACAAG GACGGGAGAATTAGCTACGATGAGTTCGCGGCAATGATGAAGGCAGGCACAGATTGGAGAAAGGCGTCGAGGCAGTATTCGAGGGAACGGTTTAATAGTCTCAGCCTAAAGCTCATGAAAGATGGATCTTTGCATTTAAACAATGAGGGTAGATGA